From a region of the Thiorhodovibrio winogradskyi genome:
- a CDS encoding YihY/virulence factor BrkB family protein, which produces MPVSTMEHADEANVGRAPGRETESPMKIPLRGWWQIARRVFSRFASENLGLVAAGVGFYSLLGLFPAIAALVTTYDLVFDPTQIQQQFESLRALLPEQVYELISGQLASAADSQHQTLGFGLAGALLLSFWGATRGTRALIIALNVAYDEPEERNIVVLNLFAFGLTLFLVVVVALAIVLIVAVPIIINLVSLGTLPEVLAAWLRWPLMALVLVLALAILYRFGPSRRAPRWRWLPVGSAVAGVLWLAASGLFSFYVANFGAYNATYGSLGAVIVLLLWLYLAALAVILGACVNAETERQTARDSTVGAPRPRGKRGAEVADRLPGERGSRRATPGQGVKDR; this is translated from the coding sequence ATGCCTGTCAGCACAATGGAGCATGCCGATGAAGCCAATGTTGGCCGCGCGCCGGGGCGCGAGACCGAGTCGCCCATGAAAATTCCGCTGCGCGGCTGGTGGCAAATCGCGCGGCGGGTGTTTAGCCGTTTCGCCAGCGAAAACCTGGGTCTGGTTGCCGCCGGCGTCGGCTTCTACAGTCTGCTCGGTCTGTTTCCGGCAATCGCCGCGCTGGTGACCACCTATGACCTGGTGTTCGACCCGACGCAGATTCAGCAGCAGTTCGAATCCTTGCGCGCCTTGCTGCCCGAACAGGTGTATGAACTCATCTCCGGGCAGCTTGCGAGCGCTGCCGACAGCCAGCATCAAACGCTTGGTTTCGGACTTGCCGGCGCGCTGCTGCTCTCGTTCTGGGGAGCCACCCGTGGCACGCGCGCGTTGATCATCGCGCTAAACGTCGCCTACGACGAGCCAGAGGAGCGCAACATTGTCGTGCTCAATCTGTTCGCATTCGGGCTGACGCTGTTCCTGGTGGTCGTGGTGGCCCTGGCGATAGTGCTGATCGTGGCCGTGCCGATCATCATCAATCTGGTGAGTCTTGGTACCCTGCCCGAGGTGCTCGCGGCCTGGCTGCGTTGGCCGTTGATGGCGCTGGTGTTGGTGCTTGCGCTGGCGATCCTCTACCGCTTCGGGCCGTCGCGAAGGGCTCCGCGCTGGCGCTGGCTGCCGGTGGGGTCGGCGGTCGCGGGCGTCTTGTGGCTGGCGGCCTCCGGGCTGTTCTCCTTTTATGTCGCCAACTTCGGCGCCTACAACGCCACCTATGGTTCCTTGGGCGCGGTGATTGTGCTGCTATTGTGGCTCTATCTGGCGGCGCTGGCGGTGATCCTCGGGGCTTGCGTCAATGCGGAAACCGAGCGGCAAACCGCGCGGGACAGCACGGTTGGCGCCCCGCGCCCGCGCGGCAAGCGCGGCGCGGAGGTGGCCGACCGGCTTCCCGGTGAGAGAGGTTCGCGTCGGGCCACGCCAGGGCAGGGTGTGAAGGACAGATGA